A region from the Populus trichocarpa isolate Nisqually-1 chromosome 18, P.trichocarpa_v4.1, whole genome shotgun sequence genome encodes:
- the LOC112324958 gene encoding glycine-rich cell wall structural protein 2-like, producing MAPYRSLALIALLVIMSAIESESRVARKDLGVDLGGVGVGLGEGVGVGLGGSGSGSGAGSGSGSGSGSRSGSSSSSSSSSRSSSSSNGGSDAGSEAGSYAGSRAGSGSGSGGKQGGGAGSGSGSGHGEGYGEGSGRGSGSGNGEGYGEGRGQGSGYGSGSGN from the coding sequence ATGGCTCCATACAGGTCTCTGGCTTTGATTGCATTGCTCGTGATCATGTCAGCTATAGAATCTGAGAGTCGGGTTGCAAGAAAAGACTTGGGTGTGGATCTTGGTGGTGTGGGAGTTGGGCTTGGAGAAGGAGTGGGCGTGGGTTTAGGAGGTAGTGGCTCAGGGTCTGGAGCTGGGTCTGGTTCGGGTTCTGGTTCGGGATCACGTTCCGGGTCAAGTTCGTCCTCTTCATCCTCATCCAGGTCCAGTTCAAGCTCTAATGGCGGGTCTGACGCGGGCTCTGAAGCGGGTTCCTATGCTGGGTCTCGAGCAGGATCAGGATCAGGATCAGGTGGTAAACAAGGTGGTGGAGCAGGTTCCGGGTCCGGTTCTGGACATGGGGAGGGATACGGTGAGGGTTCTGGCAGGGGAAGTGGGTCCGGCAACGGTGAAGGCTATGGCGAGGGTCGTGGACAAGGATCGGGCTATGGCAGTGGAAGCGGTAACTAA
- the LOC7493360 gene encoding tetraspanin-15: protein MAENSNPTEALAVTTTKETTKTNKRIVENTKSDKGTQVRKYAGLLSIFTFVLSVLIIALAIWLLYMRDYDCEKLLRLPRLQMGIGIGLIFVSLISNIVVFLRPRFPVPGFFLVMVPLIVMFTMGLALVGANKMESRRLVATPMWFREKIRNHDDWENIKSCIFSSGTCDDLVSRSLNLKAFDFSIKKLSSIESGCCKPPSICQMEYVNATFWIKVDGAVDESQLQYSDCATWRNDPSSLCYNCGSCRRGFVRIMESKWRNLGVLLILMGLLLVIAHILLFVMVMWER from the exons ATGGCAGAAAATTCTAACCCTACAGAAGCACTTGCAGTGACAACAACAAAAGAGACTACCAAAACTAATAAACGAATTGTAGAAAATACAAAGTCTGATAAAGGAACTCAAGTAAGAAAATATGCAGGCTTATTATCAATATTCACTTTTGTGCTTTCTGTTTTGATCATTGCCTTAGCTATTTGGTTGCTTTACATGAGAGATTACGACTGTGAGAAGCTCTTGAGGCTACCGAGATTACAGATGGGCATTGGCATTGGATTGATATTTGTTTCCTTGATTAGCAACATTGTTGTGTTCTTGAGACCACGGTTTCCAGTGCCAGGTTTTTTCTTAGTTATGGTGCCGTTGATCGTGATGTTCACAATGGGACTTGCACTTGTGGGAGCTAACAAGATGGAAAGCAGGAGATTGGTGGCGACACCGATGTGGTTCAGAGAAAAAATCCGCAATCATGACGACTGGGAAAATATTAAATCTTGCATTTTCAGTTCAGGAACATGCGATGATTTGGTGTCCAGGTCGTTGAATCTCAAAGCATTTGATTTCAGTATCAAGAAATTATCATCTATAGAG TCTGGATGTTGCAAACCACCATCAATATGTCAAATGGAGTATGTGAACGCCACATTTTGGATAAAAGTTGACGGCGCAGTGGATGAATCACAACTGCAATATAGTGACTGTGCTACATGGCGGAATGATCCAAGCAGCCTGTGCTACAACTGCGGATCTTGTAGACGTGGTTTTGTGAGAATAATGGAAAGCAAATGGAGGAATCTCGGAGTCCTACTCATCTTAATGGGGTTACTTCTTGTTATTGCTCACATATTATTATTCGTTATGGTTATGTGGGAGAGATAA
- the LOC18107777 gene encoding glycine-rich cell wall structural protein 2-like, with protein MAPYRSLALIALLVIMSAIESESRVARKDLGVDLGGVGVGLGEGVGVGLGGSGSGSGAGSGSGSGSGSSSGSSSSSSSSSRSSSSSNGGSDAGSEAGSYAGSRAGSGSGGRQGGGEGSGSGSGHGEGYGEGSGRGSGSGNGEGYGEGRGQGSGYGSGSGN; from the coding sequence ATGGCTCCATACAGGTCTCTGGCTTTGATTGCATTGCTCGTGATCATGTCAGCTATAGAATCTGAGAGTCGGGTTGCCAGAAAAGACTTGGGTGTGGATCTTGGTGGTGTGGGAGTTGGGCTTGGAGAAGGAGTGGGCGTGGGTTTAGGAGGTAGTGGCTCAGGGTCTGGAGCTGGGTCTGGTTCGGGTTCTGGTTCGGGATCAAGTTCCGGGTCAAGTTCGTCCTCTTCATCCTCATCCAGGTCCAGTTCAAGCTCCAATGGAGGGTCTGACGCGGGCTCTGAAGCGGGTTCCTATGCTGGGTCTCGAGCAGGATCAGGATCAGGTGGTAGACAAGGTGGTGGAGAAGGTTCCGGGTCCGGTTCTGGACATGGGGAGGGATACGGTGAGGGTTCTGGCAGGGGAAGTGGGTCCGGCAACGGTGAAGGCTATGGCGAGGGTCGTGGACAAGGATCGGGCTATGGCAGTGGAAGTGGTAACTAA
- the LOC7493359 gene encoding cytochrome c oxidase subunit 6b-2: protein MGKEIELKTAPADYRFPTTNQTRHCFTRYIEFHRCVAAKGDEGNDCERFAKYYRSLCPSEWVERWNEQRENGTFPGPL from the exons ATGGGAAAAGAG ATTGAGCTGAAAACAGCTCCAGCTGATTATCGATTCCCTACGACAAATCAAACCAGACACTGTTTCACCCGCTACATTGAATTTCACAG GTGTGTGGCAGCGAAGGGTGATGAAGGAAATGATTGCGAGCGTTTTGCTAAATACTACCGTTCCCTTTGTCCCTCTGAGTGG GTCGAGAGGTGGAATGAGCAGAGGGAGAATGGAACATTTCCAGGTCCCCTTTGA
- the LOC7493358 gene encoding tetraspanin-8 has protein sequence MFRLSNNLVGILNFITFLLSIPILWAGIWLKNKGTSECDKFFDTPVIILGIFLLLVSLAGLIGACCRVSWLLWAYLLVMFLLIVLLFCFTIFAFVVTNKGAGQVLSGKGYKEYKLGDYSNWLQKRVGNQKNWRKIKSCLIDAKVCSDFNQKFANDTVEVLYTRHLSALQAGCCKPSDSCGFLYKSPINWEKTPTNSTSDPDCNAWDNQTDVLCFNCNSCKAGLLDNLRRDWKKVAVINIIFLVFLIIVYSVGCCAFRNNRRDNNAYSAGWKHP, from the exons ATGTTTCGTTTAAGCAACAACTTGGTAGGAATCCTGAATTTCATAACCTTCCTGCTCTCAATCCCCATCCTGTGGGCAGGGATATGGTTAAAAAACAAAGGGACATCAGAATGTGATAAGTTCTTCGACACCCCAGTTATTATCTTGGGTATCTTTCTCTTACTAGTCTCTCTAGCTGGCCTAATTGGCGCGTGTTGTCGCGTGTCATGGCTTCTCTGGGCTTACCTCCTAGTCATGTTTCTCCTCATCGTCTTGCTCTTCTGCTTCACGATTTTCGCTTTTGTCGTGACCAATAAAGGTGCCGGTCAAGTTTTGTCCGGGAAGGGGTATAAGGAGTATAAGTTGGGAGATTATTCAAATTGGTTGCAGAAGAGAGTGGGCAATCAGAAGAACTGGAGGAAGATCAAGAGTTGTTTGATTGATGCTAAAGTTTGCAGTGATTTTAACCAGAAATTCGCGAATGATACTGTTGAAGTCTTGTATACCCGCCATCTGTCTGCTcttcag GCTGGCTGCTGTAAGCCATCAGATAGCTGTGGCTTTCTTTATAAATCACCGATTAACTGGGAGAAGACGCCTACAAATTCCACCTCCGATCCTGACTGTAATGCATGGGATAATCAAACAGATGTTCTCTGCTTTAACTGCAACTCTTGCAAAGCTGGATTGCTGGACAACCTCAGGAGGGATTGGAAGAAGGTGGCTGTTATCAACATTATTTTTCTCGTATTCCTCATCATTGTGTACTCCGTCGGATGCTGTGCTTTTAGGAACAACAGAAGGGACAACAATGCTTACTCTGCTGGATGGAAGCACCCTTAA
- the LOC7461621 gene encoding amino acid transporter AVT1I encodes MENKQVSFLKTCINGINALSGIGILSIPYALSAGGWLSLILLILIAAAACFTGLLMRRCMDRNPNVTSYSDIASHAFGRRGKLVASFFTSLELYFVATGFLIMEGDSLHKLSPNFALKLGSLSIDGRHSFVILSGILILPTMWLSNLGVMSYVSACGVLSSLVVVVCVLCVGVTKGVGFHGKGSLINLQGVPTALSLYAFCYGAHALFPSIYNSMRKKNQFSKVMFVSFVICTITNLSMAVLGYLIYGQNVQSQVTLNLPTQKLSSKIAIYSILAGPIAKYALTITPIATAIESVLPDRYQDSKSIGILVRMSLLISTVVMAMVFPSFQSLTSLSGAALIVIVSFFLPCACYLKIFKVYQKWGIELAGILTIMLMSVVVGAVGTYSSIAQTVKHN; translated from the exons ATGGAAAATAAACAAGTAAGCTTCCTAAAGACTTGCATTAATGGCATCAACGCTCTTTCAG GAATTGGCATTCTATCCATTCCGTATGCCCTTTCAGCAGGAGGCTGGTTAAGCTTGATCCTGCTGATCTTGATTGCGGCTGCAGCCTGCTTTACTGGACTTCTGATGCGCAGATGCATGGATAGAAATCCTAATGTTACAAGTTATTCTGACATTGCCAGTCATGCATTTGGACGCAGAGGAAAATTAGTAGCGTCTTTCTTCACCTCTTTAGAGCTTTATTTTGTCGCCACTGGTTTTTTAATAATGGAAGGGGACAGCTTGCATAAGCTTTCTCCGAACTTTGCATTAAAGCTGGGAAGCCTTTCTATAGATGGCAGGCATTCTTTTGTTATTCTTTCAGGTATTTTGATCTTGCCTACTATGTGGCTAAGTAACCTCGGTGTTATGTCCTATGTTTCGGCCTGCGGGGTGCTGTCTTCTCTGGTTGTAGTTGTTTGTGTTTTGTGTGTTGGTGTGACTAAAGGGGTTGGATTTCATGGCAAAGGATCACTGATAAATTTACAAGGGGTGCCTACTGCACTCAGTTTGTACGCTTTTTGCTATGGTGCTCATGCATTGTTCCCTAGCATATACAAttcaatgagaaagaaaaaccaGTTTTCCAAG GTCATGTTTGTAAGTTTTGTCATATGTACTATCACCAACTTATCTATGGCCGTATTGGGCTATCTTATATATGGTCAGAATGTGCAATCTCAAGTTACATTAAATCTACCTACGCAAAAGCTCAGCTCCAAGATAGCAATATACAGCATATTGGCAGGTCCAATTGCCAAGTATGCATTAACAATAACACCGATTGCCACTGCAATTGAAAGTGTTTTGCCAGACAGGTATCAAGATAGTAAGTCGATAGGTATTCTTGTCAGAATGTCTTTGTTAATTAGCACAGTAGTTATGGCCATGGTATTTCCATCTTTTCAGTCCTTGACATCTCTAAGTGGAGCGGCTCTCATCGTTATTGTTTCATTCTTCCTCCCATGTGCATGTTACTTGAAGATTTTTAAAGTATATCAGAAATGGGGAATTGAGCTAGCAGGTATCTTGACAATAATGCTAATGTCAGTTGTTGTTGGTGCTGTGGGCACATATTCATCTATTGCTCAGACTGTGAAGCATAATTAA